In uncultured Fibrobacter sp., a single genomic region encodes these proteins:
- the thrC gene encoding threonine synthase, with protein sequence MAQFNAHFRNINGDDTYPLTDVIYRSKVDGSLLEVEHDRAALASKSPDEWKKLFAERRMSFEPADMSGIWSKREMVLPDMPIEDIVTMREGWSPLFDAAPLAKEMGIKSLKVKLCGNSHTGSFKDLGMTVLVSQVNHIIKKRIHEIDAVACASTGDTSAALSAYCAKAGIPSIVFLPAGKTSVAQLIQPISNGSIVLALDTDFDGCMKIVQQVTADNRIYLANSMNSLRVEGQKTISPEICQELGWKVPDTVIIPGGNLGNVSALAKGFEDCKAMGLIDRIPRIIVAQAENANPFFQAYERGFDKLVPVQAKKTLASAIQIGNPVSYPKAVRAIQKTNGMVVSVSEEELANAAHRGDRIGLYCCPHTGVALGALEKLVAAGKIDKEENVVVISTAHGLKFTEFKVGYHEKKLENICSKFANPVFKAPADLGAVMDILKKEMAERRR encoded by the coding sequence ATGGCCCAATTTAACGCGCATTTTAGGAACATCAACGGGGACGATACCTACCCGCTGACCGACGTCATTTACCGCAGCAAGGTGGACGGCAGCCTGCTCGAAGTCGAACACGACCGTGCAGCACTCGCCAGCAAGAGCCCCGACGAATGGAAGAAACTCTTCGCCGAACGCCGCATGAGCTTCGAACCCGCCGACATGAGCGGTATCTGGAGCAAGCGCGAAATGGTGCTCCCCGACATGCCCATCGAAGACATCGTGACGATGCGCGAAGGCTGGAGCCCGCTCTTTGACGCCGCCCCGCTCGCCAAGGAAATGGGCATCAAGAGCCTCAAGGTCAAGCTTTGCGGCAACTCCCACACGGGTAGCTTCAAGGACCTCGGCATGACGGTTCTCGTGAGCCAGGTGAACCATATCATCAAGAAGAGGATTCACGAAATTGACGCCGTGGCCTGCGCCTCTACCGGCGACACCTCCGCCGCTTTGAGCGCCTACTGCGCCAAGGCCGGCATCCCGAGCATCGTCTTTTTGCCCGCCGGCAAGACGAGCGTTGCCCAGCTGATCCAGCCGATTTCCAACGGCAGCATCGTGCTCGCCCTCGACACCGACTTTGACGGTTGCATGAAGATTGTTCAGCAGGTCACCGCCGACAACCGCATCTACCTCGCCAACTCCATGAACAGCCTCCGCGTAGAAGGCCAGAAGACGATTTCTCCGGAAATCTGCCAGGAATTGGGCTGGAAGGTTCCCGACACCGTGATTATCCCGGGCGGCAACCTCGGTAACGTCAGTGCTTTGGCCAAGGGTTTCGAAGACTGCAAGGCCATGGGCCTTATCGACCGCATCCCGCGCATCATCGTCGCCCAGGCCGAGAACGCGAACCCGTTCTTCCAGGCCTACGAACGCGGCTTCGACAAGCTCGTCCCGGTGCAGGCGAAGAAGACTCTCGCTTCTGCCATCCAGATCGGTAACCCGGTCAGCTACCCGAAGGCAGTACGCGCCATCCAGAAGACGAACGGCATGGTCGTGAGCGTCTCCGAAGAAGAACTCGCCAACGCCGCCCACCGCGGCGACCGCATCGGCCTCTACTGCTGCCCGCATACGGGTGTCGCTCTCGGCGCCCTCGAAAAGCTCGTTGCCGCAGGCAAGATCGACAAGGAAGAAAACGTGGTCGTCATCAGCACGGCACACGGCCTCAAGTTCACCGAATTCAAGGTTGGCTACCACGAAAAGAAGCTCGAGAACATCTGCTCCAAGTTCGCGAACCCCGTGTTCAAGGCTCCGGCAGACCTCGGCGCTGTCATGGACATCTTGAAGAAAGAGATGGCGGAGAGAAGGAGATAA
- the mutL gene encoding DNA mismatch repair endonuclease MutL has protein sequence MKMAEIHQLPDEIINKIAAGEVIERPASAVKELIENAIDAGATRIQVQIEQGGKAKILVSDNGKGMGQADLDICYLRHTTSKLHSADDLFHLHTNGFRGEAVASIAAISKMTITSATDDGESGRIILKGGEVVEKQDIQASRGTTFLIEDLFFNTPVRRTFLGSDTSEGTRVLDVVIRAAVAHPEIRFDYKVGDKSVFIGVPGELKNRLAEAIGSGVAKNLLPVDYTEAQIHVSGYISPVTETNGKRHHQFLFMRNRPFESKLIGKAVSQAYEPYGAQCKPVTVLFLDMPDMEFDVNVHPAKREIRFANQNLVFLVVTHAIRETFKAAMEASSPIIDLSDEKYETFTNHSTGASPESFHTDVGFMSQKMPSQDSFKLAERKPPKYTAEDDTVQDLFSQPELGKIISLEPGQQAVQTAVPQQEQPWAPPTFFQVANTYIAGEDAEGLLIIDQHAAHSRILYEQALETLASGAALESQELLFPELIEFSKLEQELFHSVEADLKHLGFYIEHFGGDTFQIRAIPSALSLSRATKAVHEFLDSVSGGDRNDMVKIQDTIAKSWAKTNAYQAGDKLKPEEMAMLVSQLMTMDDPLKSPYGTPTLMRLSLDELSKKFKH, from the coding sequence ATGAAAATGGCCGAAATACACCAATTACCCGACGAAATCATCAATAAAATTGCCGCCGGAGAGGTTATTGAGCGCCCTGCATCCGCCGTAAAGGAACTTATTGAAAACGCCATAGATGCGGGAGCGACCCGTATTCAAGTCCAGATTGAGCAGGGCGGGAAGGCAAAAATTCTCGTTTCGGACAACGGGAAAGGCATGGGACAAGCCGACCTCGACATTTGCTACCTCCGCCACACGACATCCAAACTGCATAGTGCAGACGACCTTTTCCACCTGCACACGAACGGTTTCCGTGGCGAAGCCGTGGCATCGATTGCCGCCATATCCAAAATGACGATTACCAGCGCCACCGACGATGGCGAAAGCGGCAGAATCATATTGAAAGGCGGAGAAGTCGTCGAAAAGCAAGACATCCAGGCAAGCCGGGGGACGACGTTCCTCATCGAAGACCTATTCTTCAACACGCCTGTCCGCAGGACATTCCTCGGCAGCGACACCTCCGAAGGGACCCGCGTCTTGGACGTGGTCATCCGAGCAGCCGTCGCGCACCCCGAAATCCGCTTTGACTACAAGGTAGGAGACAAGTCCGTATTCATCGGAGTCCCGGGAGAACTCAAGAACCGCCTCGCCGAAGCCATCGGTTCGGGCGTTGCCAAAAACCTCTTGCCTGTCGACTACACCGAAGCGCAGATCCACGTTTCCGGTTATATCTCCCCTGTCACCGAGACTAACGGCAAGCGCCACCACCAGTTCCTGTTCATGCGGAACCGCCCCTTCGAAAGCAAGCTGATTGGCAAAGCCGTCTCGCAGGCATACGAGCCCTACGGAGCGCAATGCAAGCCGGTCACGGTGCTGTTCCTCGACATGCCCGACATGGAATTCGACGTGAACGTCCACCCGGCCAAGCGCGAGATCCGGTTCGCCAACCAGAACCTGGTATTCCTCGTCGTGACGCATGCCATCCGCGAAACATTCAAGGCCGCCATGGAGGCATCCTCCCCCATCATCGACCTGTCCGACGAAAAATACGAGACCTTCACCAATCACTCTACCGGGGCTTCCCCAGAAAGTTTTCACACCGACGTTGGCTTCATGAGCCAGAAGATGCCCTCGCAAGACAGCTTCAAACTCGCCGAACGCAAGCCGCCCAAATACACCGCAGAAGATGACACCGTACAAGACCTTTTCTCGCAGCCGGAACTCGGGAAAATCATCTCGCTGGAACCAGGGCAGCAGGCTGTACAAACCGCAGTACCCCAACAAGAACAGCCCTGGGCGCCGCCCACATTTTTCCAGGTGGCAAACACCTACATCGCAGGCGAAGATGCCGAAGGCCTGCTCATCATCGATCAGCATGCAGCGCATTCACGCATTCTCTACGAGCAAGCACTGGAGACTCTTGCTTCGGGAGCGGCACTGGAAAGCCAGGAGCTCCTGTTCCCCGAACTCATCGAGTTCTCGAAATTGGAGCAGGAACTTTTCCATTCCGTAGAGGCAGACCTCAAGCACCTTGGGTTCTACATCGAGCATTTCGGTGGCGACACATTCCAAATCCGCGCCATCCCGAGTGCGCTATCGCTTTCTAGGGCAACCAAGGCCGTCCACGAATTTTTGGATAGTGTCAGCGGCGGGGACCGCAACGACATGGTCAAAATTCAGGACACCATCGCGAAGTCTTGGGCCAAGACGAACGCTTACCAAGCAGGCGACAAGCTCAAGCCCGAAGAAATGGCGATGCTCGTAAGCCAGCTCATGACAATGGACGACCCGCTCAAATCGCCCTACGGCACACCGACGTTAATGCGACTTTCCCTCGACGAACTGTCCAAGAAATTCAAGCATTAA